From the genome of Lotus japonicus ecotype B-129 chromosome 6, LjGifu_v1.2, one region includes:
- the LOC130723820 gene encoding uncharacterized protein LOC130723820, translating to MTNPSWQSRVSSAILPTPPYHSSSSLFLISLPQLIVSHLLSSSRVSTSFDCIITDACRSVLKEISLAGNGGTSHISTAPFIYCCLLILLSFSRSESISKEQIAGEQSLVAMFCCINRGCLCVCVAISNVSRKIFNERNNFFDSTGPEMDFQGETNPQSFIYSCYAQGWCLFRSKIDGRYGLLCHEEEETTSSVQET from the exons ATGACAAACCCTAGCTGGCAATCACGTGTTTCCTCTGCCATTCTACCCACTCCACCGtaccattcatcttcttctcttttcttgatttctcttccACAGCTCATAGTTTCCCATCTACTGTCGTCATCTCGCGTCTCTACTTCCTTCGATTGCATCATCACTGACGCTTGCCGTTCCGTGCTCAAGGAGATTTCGCTCGCCGGAAATGGAGGAACCAGCCATATTTCGACAGCTCCCTTCATCTACTGTTGTTTGCTCATCCTTCTCTCTTTTTCTAGATCTGAAAGCATTTCCAAGGAGCAAATCGCGGGTGAGCAATCCTTGG TGGCTATGTTTTGCTGTATAAATAGGGGAtgcttgtgtgtgtgtgttgcaATAAGTAATGTTTCTAGGAAGATTTTTAATGAACGCAACAACTTCTTTGATTCTACAGGGCCAG AGATGGACTTTCAAGGAGAAACCAACCCTCAATCCTTCATATACAGTTGCTATGCACAAGGTTGGTGTTTGTTTCGTTCAAAAATTGATGGAAGATATGGACTTTTATGCCATGAGGAGGAAGAGACTACAAGCTCTGTGCAAGAAACATGA